Proteins encoded by one window of Crassostrea angulata isolate pt1a10 chromosome 9, ASM2561291v2, whole genome shotgun sequence:
- the LOC128162459 gene encoding adenosine receptor A2b-like yields the protein MKGNGVFGSKGVRPPTPPLDGGRTFERQNGTNYTDFDQPLRPYHVFIHDMDSYDSKFLTYFVFQPIFTVIIVPMNILLVWAFIRGGFRSPTHVVLIAIAIFNNIHLLSIAIPSFYFYVLDYGKDYVPFSWCLPFMLMMNRIPKICASQTLYLTVLLGLHRYLIVKFPLKVNTMLKNGQTIFLVFVLTGIAITCDLQYIVAVSGIYPLSVESLITPGTNVTGCAWKTKPTIDVNAVITDIASTFLPIGVLIILTVMFIWINIKQIRSIRRSRLGNSDRDTRRMIVITTCILSSVILVSVPEVIIKQILFTHGRPCKTCIVSKTKFTLIMHCLTNLTFAANFIIYSCLSEKFRIQLKRIFCIRIFATSGSHTNGTSNTSRVAKQTLSVI from the exons ATGAAAGGAAATGGAGTTTTCgg ATCAAAGGGAGTTAGGCCACCGACTCCTCCTTTGGATGGGGGCAGAACGTTTGAAAGGCAAAATGGTACGAATTACACAGATTTCGACCAACCTTTGAGACCGTACCACGTGTTCATTCACGACATGGATTCCTACGATTCCAAATTTTTGACTTATTTCGTTTTCCAACCCATCTTTACCGTCATAATTGTTCCGATGAATATCCTACTGGTCTGGGCATTTATTCGTGGAGGCTTCCGCTCTCCGACTCATGTTGTGTTGATAGCGATCGCCATCTTCAACAACATCCATCTTTTGTCAATAGCCATACCTTCCTTTTACTTTTACGTTCTAGACTACGGTAAAGACTACGTTCCGTTTTCTTGGTGTTTACCCTTCATGCTGATGATGAACAGAATTCCAAAGATCTGCGCAAGCCAGACCTTGTATCTCACGGTACTTCTCGGACTTCATCGATACCTGATCGTTAAATTTCCTCTCAAAGTCAACACTATGTTAAAAAACGGTCAAACGATTTTCCTAGTATTCGTTTTGACCGGAATAGCTATCACTTGCGACTTGCAGTACATAGTGGCCGTTTCTGGTATTTATCCATTGAGCGTCGAGTCCCTTATCACACCCGGTACTAACGTCACTGGCTGTGCGTGGAAGACGAAACCAACCATTGATGTCAATGCCGTCATCACCGACATTGCGTCAACGTTCCTGCCAATCGGAGTACTGATAATCCTCACTGTCATGTTTATATGGATCAATATCAAGCAAATCCGTTCCATCAGAAGATCTAGACTAGGAAATTCGGACAGGGACACGCGGAGAATGATTGTCATCACCACCTGCATTTTGTCCTCAGTCATTCTTGTTTCCGTACCGGAAGTCATCATCAAGCAGATTCTGTTTACCCATGGAAGACCGTGCAAAACGTGCATCGTTAGTAAAACCAAGTTCACCCTCATCATGCACTGTCTGACCAATCTTACATTTGCCGccaatttcattatttactcgtgtctgagtGAGAAATTTCGAATTCAGCTCAAACGTATTTTTTGCATCAGAATCTTTGCAACATCCGGGTCGCACACCAACGGAACCTCAAACACCAGCCGAGTGGCTAAACAAACTCTGTCTGTTATTTAG